A genomic region of uncultured Roseibium sp. contains the following coding sequences:
- a CDS encoding LuxR C-terminal-related transcriptional regulator produces MNALFSIDAQNAASTQVMIEPMRRPLNLAEKLTRRQLEILLMLCEGKVNKQIAYDLGVSTATVKVHIRNAITRLGAKNRMNAVAIVAANSALFRNSVLAAA; encoded by the coding sequence ATGAACGCTCTTTTCTCCATCGACGCCCAGAACGCTGCTTCAACTCAGGTCATGATCGAGCCCATGCGCCGGCCGCTGAACCTCGCCGAGAAGCTGACACGCCGTCAGCTGGAAATCCTGCTCATGCTTTGCGAGGGCAAGGTCAACAAGCAGATTGCCTATGATCTCGGCGTCTCGACGGCCACCGTGAAGGTTCATATCCGCAACGCCATCACGCGGCTTGGAGCAAAGAACCGGATGAATGCCGTTGCCATCGTCGCCGCCAACAGCGCCCTGTTCCGAAATTCGGTGCTGGCGGCCGCCTGA
- a CDS encoding short-chain fatty acyl-CoA regulator family protein, protein MNKKLYSGHTLRQIRSDFGLSQTEFARKIGLSTAYVNQIENNNRPVTASVLLTINRIFGVDLAAFEKNDMDRVVQDLEEVFADTQFHTSSVGRQEIQELVSRAPAVTQAIMDLYGALRSYHDRDVLEDDLVHMSGTDETTTSVRKSAYDEVRDFFHYTDNYVDAIDRAAEKLSYEISLHTCESKLDRLTGWLRKRFDISVEQVSDYQGTLIRHQDYTRKISIYRAVPQSTKSFLLGTVIADLCVKDLIAEEVRRANFRTGSAQGIATLALRNYFAGALLLPYDDFLRTATECRHDIQLLSNRMDASIETVCHRLSTLQRPGANGLPFYFVKIDRAGNVVKRHSATRFQFARFGGSCPRWNVHQAFEQNSNKFTAQIAQMPDGIEYLCIATSITKHQTDYRTGERRYALGIGCELKYADAIVYADGLAVNDVSTPEPIGVNCRICPRDDCDQRAFPAIDKEPLIDPAQRGIVPYRVKATG, encoded by the coding sequence ATGAACAAGAAGCTCTATTCAGGTCACACGCTTCGGCAGATAAGGTCCGACTTCGGCCTGTCCCAGACTGAATTCGCCCGGAAAATCGGCCTGTCCACCGCCTACGTCAATCAGATCGAGAACAACAACAGACCGGTGACCGCGTCGGTTCTTCTGACGATCAACCGGATCTTCGGCGTCGACCTTGCCGCGTTTGAAAAGAACGACATGGACCGTGTGGTCCAGGACCTAGAGGAAGTTTTCGCCGACACCCAGTTCCACACGTCCTCCGTCGGCAGGCAGGAGATCCAGGAACTTGTTTCCAGGGCGCCGGCGGTCACCCAGGCCATCATGGATCTCTACGGTGCACTGCGCAGCTACCACGACCGGGACGTTCTGGAAGACGACCTGGTTCACATGAGCGGCACCGACGAAACAACGACAAGCGTGCGCAAATCCGCTTATGACGAGGTGCGCGACTTCTTCCACTACACGGACAACTATGTCGACGCGATTGACAGGGCAGCGGAAAAACTCTCCTACGAGATCAGCCTGCACACGTGCGAAAGCAAGCTGGACCGGCTGACCGGCTGGCTCAGGAAGCGGTTCGACATTTCCGTTGAACAGGTGTCCGACTATCAGGGCACGCTCATCCGGCATCAGGACTACACCAGGAAAATCTCAATTTACCGCGCCGTTCCGCAGTCGACCAAGAGCTTTCTGCTCGGAACCGTGATCGCGGATCTGTGCGTGAAGGACCTGATCGCGGAAGAGGTCAGACGCGCAAACTTCAGGACGGGTTCCGCGCAGGGGATCGCAACGCTGGCGCTGCGCAACTACTTTGCCGGAGCCCTGCTGCTGCCCTATGACGACTTCCTGCGCACGGCGACGGAATGCCGGCATGACATCCAGCTTCTGTCGAACCGGATGGACGCCAGCATCGAAACGGTCTGCCACCGGTTGTCGACGCTGCAGCGCCCCGGTGCGAACGGACTGCCGTTCTACTTCGTGAAGATCGATCGCGCCGGAAATGTCGTCAAGCGGCACAGCGCGACCCGCTTCCAGTTCGCCCGGTTCGGCGGCTCGTGCCCACGCTGGAATGTGCATCAGGCCTTCGAGCAGAACTCGAACAAGTTCACCGCGCAGATCGCGCAGATGCCGGACGGCATCGAATATCTCTGCATCGCGACCAGCATCACCAAACACCAGACCGACTACCGCACCGGCGAACGAAGATACGCGCTCGGGATCGGCTGCGAGCTCAAATACGCCGATGCGATCGTCTATGCCGACGGACTGGCCGTCAACGACGTTTCAACGCCCGAACCCATCGGGGTGAACTGCCGCATCTGCCCGCGCGACGATTGCGATCAGCGGGCCTTCCCGGCCATCGACAAGGAACCGCTGATCGATCCGGCACAGCGCGGCATCGTCCCCTACCGCGTCAAGGCCACCGGGTAG
- a CDS encoding thioredoxin family protein — translation MKKQRKSSRPKDRKSRHNSEQQQANGVSPERRKFLRLGRNIGIAAVLLGGTGYVFAQNFASMRHEHDLARVGNGRPTVVQIHDPQCSLCRSLQADTRKALDMFEDGELDYVVANIRTAKGKTFQNRYGVPHVTLLLFDGKGELQEVLQGQRGAYELRNRFQALLDG, via the coding sequence ATGAAGAAACAACGGAAATCCTCAAGACCGAAGGACAGAAAGTCCCGGCACAACTCGGAACAGCAGCAGGCAAACGGTGTCTCACCGGAACGCAGGAAATTCCTGCGCCTGGGACGGAACATCGGCATCGCCGCCGTGCTTCTCGGCGGAACCGGTTACGTGTTCGCGCAGAACTTTGCGAGCATGCGCCACGAGCATGATCTGGCAAGGGTCGGGAACGGGCGGCCGACGGTCGTGCAGATCCACGATCCGCAATGCTCCCTGTGCCGCTCGCTGCAGGCCGACACGCGCAAGGCGCTCGACATGTTCGAGGACGGAGAGCTCGACTACGTGGTCGCCAATATCCGGACCGCAAAGGGCAAGACCTTTCAGAACCGGTACGGCGTTCCGCATGTCACGCTGCTGCTGTTCGACGGCAAGGGTGAGCTGCAGGAGGTCCTGCAGGGGCAACGGGGAGCGTATGAGCTGCGCAACCGTTTCCAGGCACTGCTGGACGGGTAA
- a CDS encoding L,D-transpeptidase, translating to MTNHVTRRQVLSGGLGMAALTLAGCSTTSRAPVPVQPQPQVDASFLQNYGPRPQEAFPLPGIDPRVLAPEFRRQRVAYRTDEEPGTVVVDTSSFYLYLVEPSGTAMRYGVGLGRQGFEWSGRARIAWKRPWPTWTPPEEMIAREPHLQPYSAENGGMQPGLGNPLGARALYIFQGNVDTLYRLHGTNEPASIGKAVSSGCVRLINQDVIDLYDRVRSGASIVVV from the coding sequence ATGACAAACCACGTGACACGGCGTCAGGTCCTGTCCGGTGGCCTTGGTATGGCCGCCCTGACCCTTGCCGGATGTTCGACGACGAGCCGCGCACCAGTGCCCGTGCAGCCGCAGCCGCAGGTGGATGCATCCTTCCTGCAGAACTACGGACCGCGCCCGCAGGAGGCGTTTCCGCTTCCCGGGATTGATCCAAGGGTGCTTGCCCCCGAGTTCCGGCGGCAGCGGGTGGCTTACAGAACCGATGAGGAACCGGGCACGGTCGTCGTCGACACCAGCAGCTTCTACCTCTATCTCGTTGAACCGAGCGGCACCGCGATGCGGTACGGCGTTGGTCTGGGCCGTCAGGGGTTCGAGTGGTCGGGGCGTGCGCGGATTGCCTGGAAGCGGCCGTGGCCGACGTGGACGCCGCCGGAAGAGATGATCGCCCGTGAACCGCATCTGCAGCCTTACAGCGCGGAAAACGGCGGCATGCAGCCGGGTCTGGGCAATCCTCTCGGGGCCAGGGCTCTCTACATCTTCCAGGGGAATGTCGACACGCTCTACCGCCTGCACGGCACCAACGAACCGGCGTCAATCGGCAAGGCGGTGTCCTCGGGCTGCGTGCGCCTCATCAATCAGGATGTCATCGATCTCTACGACCGGGTCCGTTCGGGCGCGTCCATCGTGGTGGTTTGA
- a CDS encoding L,D-transpeptidase translates to MAVPGAANAHHTAKYKNFKLDPKYAPQRVFLSMSYAPGTIVVDPRNHFLYLTERWGRARRYGVGVGKAGLAFKGRASVDRKAEWPRWTPTKNMIRREPQKYARYADGVPGGVNNPLGARALYLYKNGRDTYYRIHGTTQPWSIGRSVSNGCIRMINDHVIDLYARVPLGTQVVVL, encoded by the coding sequence ATGGCCGTGCCGGGCGCCGCGAACGCGCATCACACCGCGAAATACAAAAATTTCAAACTGGATCCGAAATACGCACCGCAGCGCGTTTTCCTGTCGATGAGCTATGCGCCGGGCACCATTGTCGTCGACCCCAGGAACCACTTCCTCTATCTGACGGAGCGCTGGGGACGTGCGCGCCGCTATGGTGTGGGTGTCGGCAAGGCGGGGCTCGCCTTCAAGGGCCGGGCGTCCGTTGACCGCAAGGCCGAGTGGCCGCGCTGGACCCCGACCAAGAACATGATCCGCCGTGAGCCGCAGAAATATGCGCGCTATGCGGACGGTGTGCCGGGTGGCGTCAACAATCCGCTCGGAGCGCGTGCGCTCTATCTCTACAAGAACGGGCGTGACACCTACTACCGGATCCACGGCACCACGCAGCCCTGGTCCATCGGCCGTTCTGTCTCGAACGGATGTATCCGCATGATCAACGATCATGTCATCGATCTCTATGCCCGCGTTCCGCTCGGGACACAGGTCGTGGTTCTCTAG
- a CDS encoding aspartate/glutamate racemase family protein, which produces MTPAGRQLLIINPNTTVAMTEKIGEAARAAAGPGTRITAINPLHGPAAIQGADDGAAALPGLYSLVDEVLEGGGQFDALIIACFDDTGLWTLKEKLDIPVIGIGEAAYHAAALLASRFSVVTTLSVSVPVLEENLDRNGLRHRCGKVRASEVPVLELEEAGPGAIDKIRTEIGAALEKDQAGAIALGCAGMADLAHALSAEFGIPVVDGVAAAVRLAEVALDIGRRDVPGTETPDTTLDFGT; this is translated from the coding sequence ATGACCCCGGCAGGCAGACAGCTCCTGATCATCAACCCGAACACCACGGTCGCCATGACCGAAAAGATCGGGGAGGCCGCGCGCGCCGCTGCGGGTCCGGGTACGCGGATTACGGCCATCAATCCGTTGCACGGCCCAGCAGCCATCCAAGGGGCGGATGATGGCGCCGCGGCTCTCCCCGGCCTCTATTCCCTCGTCGACGAGGTTCTGGAGGGCGGGGGTCAGTTTGATGCCCTGATCATCGCCTGTTTCGACGACACCGGGCTCTGGACACTGAAGGAAAAACTCGACATTCCGGTGATCGGCATCGGCGAAGCCGCTTATCACGCCGCGGCCCTGCTGGCCTCCCGCTTTTCCGTGGTCACCACCCTGTCGGTCTCCGTTCCGGTCCTCGAGGAAAACCTGGACAGGAACGGGCTCAGGCACCGCTGCGGCAAGGTGCGCGCGTCAGAGGTGCCGGTGCTGGAGCTTGAAGAGGCCGGCCCGGGCGCGATCGACAAGATCCGAACAGAGATCGGGGCGGCACTGGAAAAGGACCAGGCCGGGGCGATTGCCCTGGGGTGCGCCGGCATGGCTGACCTGGCGCATGCCCTGAGCGCCGAGTTCGGGATTCCGGTCGTTGATGGCGTTGCTGCAGCCGTGCGGCTGGCCGAAGTCGCGCTCGACATCGGCCGGCGCGACGTGCCGGGAACGGAAACTCCGGATACCACACTGGATTTCGGCACCTGA
- a CDS encoding ABC transporter permease, giving the protein MDKRGRSFYFLAAFFALFLLFLYGPVVTIGILSFQGPQGGLTFPMNGVSLHWFFDLFEEQAVGDIWGSFRRSFALGLMVMCVTVVVAVMGGMAFRNRFRGSSLLFYVIVASLIIPSILVSLGVGLIFNILDWEVHWSTSGFGSQLTWTLPFGLLIMFAVFNRFDKSYEEAARDLGASPWQTVRYVVLPIIAPMLIGVALFGFTLSYDEFARTLLTAGSYNTLPLEIYGMTTNVTSPVLYALGTLTTLFSLLIIGTFLTVLALLRRRQARQGSDAGKGLV; this is encoded by the coding sequence ATGGATAAACGTGGCCGTTCCTTCTATTTCCTGGCAGCTTTTTTCGCGCTGTTCCTGCTATTCCTTTATGGGCCGGTCGTGACCATCGGCATACTTTCCTTCCAGGGACCGCAGGGCGGACTGACCTTTCCGATGAACGGTGTCTCGCTGCACTGGTTCTTCGATCTGTTCGAGGAGCAGGCAGTCGGCGACATCTGGGGATCGTTCCGCCGGTCCTTCGCGCTCGGGCTGATGGTCATGTGCGTGACCGTCGTGGTCGCGGTGATGGGCGGCATGGCCTTCCGGAACCGGTTCCGCGGATCAAGCCTCCTGTTTTACGTGATCGTTGCCAGCCTGATCATTCCGTCGATCCTTGTCTCGCTCGGTGTCGGCCTGATCTTCAATATCCTGGACTGGGAGGTGCACTGGTCGACATCAGGTTTCGGATCCCAGCTCACCTGGACGTTGCCGTTCGGACTGCTGATCATGTTCGCGGTCTTCAACCGGTTCGACAAATCCTATGAGGAGGCAGCGCGCGATCTTGGCGCCAGTCCGTGGCAGACTGTCAGATATGTCGTTCTGCCGATCATCGCACCGATGCTGATCGGGGTGGCCCTGTTCGGGTTCACGCTGTCCTATGACGAGTTCGCAAGAACGTTGCTGACAGCAGGTTCCTACAACACGCTTCCGCTTGAAATCTATGGCATGACCACGAATGTGACGTCGCCGGTCCTTTATGCGCTTGGAACTCTGACCACGCTGTTTTCGCTCCTGATCATCGGCACGTTTCTGACAGTGCTGGCGCTGCTGCGACGGCGGCAGGCGCGGCAGGGGTCGGATGCGGGCAAGGGACTGGTGTGA
- a CDS encoding ABC transporter permease: MMTSQVAPCPAESRAGAETANRNETGKARRFDPSRQAERVSWLLSIPLVCILGFFLLLPIAIIVAVSFWNYNEWSFFPDFVLDNYAFHLTSPVTWATYLKTLKFMVLTWIFCAAIGFTIAYFLAFHVHTLPMQVALFLLCTIPFWTSNIIRMISWIPFLGRNGIANSTLIEIGVIDEPLEWLLYSDFAVVLAFVHLYALFMVVPIFNTMMRIDRSLIEAARDAGANGFQILSNVILPLAKPGIMIGSIFVVTLVMGDFITVRHMSGGQSASVGRIISNEISLLQYPAAAASSVVLLCTVLLMIGIMMRFVDIRKEL, encoded by the coding sequence ATGATGACGTCGCAAGTTGCTCCCTGCCCGGCGGAAAGCCGGGCAGGGGCGGAAACTGCCAACCGAAATGAAACCGGCAAGGCGCGCAGGTTCGACCCGTCACGGCAGGCCGAGCGGGTCAGCTGGCTGCTGTCGATCCCGCTTGTCTGCATTCTGGGTTTTTTTCTGCTCCTGCCGATCGCGATCATCGTGGCCGTCAGTTTCTGGAACTACAATGAGTGGTCTTTCTTTCCCGATTTCGTTCTGGACAATTATGCCTTCCACCTGACATCGCCGGTGACCTGGGCAACCTATCTGAAGACGCTGAAATTCATGGTGCTGACATGGATTTTCTGTGCGGCCATCGGTTTCACGATCGCCTATTTCCTTGCCTTTCACGTTCACACGCTGCCGATGCAGGTGGCGCTTTTCCTGCTTTGCACGATCCCGTTCTGGACGTCGAACATCATCCGCATGATTTCGTGGATCCCGTTTCTGGGCCGCAACGGCATCGCCAATTCGACGCTGATAGAAATTGGCGTGATCGATGAACCCCTGGAGTGGCTGCTCTATTCGGACTTCGCCGTCGTGCTGGCCTTCGTCCATCTCTACGCGCTGTTCATGGTGGTGCCGATCTTCAACACCATGATGCGGATCGACAGGTCCCTGATCGAGGCCGCGCGCGATGCCGGCGCAAACGGCTTCCAGATCCTGAGCAACGTCATCCTGCCGCTTGCAAAGCCGGGCATCATGATAGGATCGATTTTCGTCGTCACCCTGGTAATGGGCGATTTCATCACGGTACGGCACATGTCCGGCGGCCAGAGCGCCTCCGTCGGGCGGATCATTTCCAACGAGATTTCTCTGCTTCAATACCCGGCCGCAGCGGCGTCCTCCGTCGTTCTCCTGTGCACGGTGCTCCTGATGATCGGCATCATGATGCGCTTCGTCGACATCAGAAAGGAGCTCTGA
- a CDS encoding extracellular solute-binding protein, whose translation MKNTTDRKGLSRRSVLKGGAAAAGAALGSGAVTGFPTIWAQNIKDVTLRQFGTGVSNLNEVAAKVKEDLGFTLEMTALDSDSVTQRAATQPKSFDIADIEYWICKKIWGAGNLQPMDTSKIKNYDKIVGIFKSGKLTPESTIAQGTAPHTVGFVDGPDSKTFAPEETGWMTLIPTIYNADTLGIRPDLIGRPIESWTELLNPEFKGKASILDISSIGIMDAAMVCEAMGEINYGDKGNMTKEEIDQTMAIFTEAKKNGQFRAFWKSFDESVNLMASGEVVIQSMWSPAITAVRSKGIPCVYQPLKEGYRSWGGGIGLSKNLSGLELDAAYEYINWYLDGWVGGFLMRQGYYSAVPETSKNYMSENEWGFWFEGKPATEDIVNPFGDVMEKAGSVRDGGAFLERMGAVACWNAVMDENQYMVRKWNEFIAA comes from the coding sequence ATGAAGAACACGACAGACAGGAAGGGCTTGAGCCGACGCAGCGTATTGAAGGGCGGCGCAGCGGCTGCCGGCGCCGCTCTCGGATCGGGAGCCGTCACCGGTTTTCCGACCATCTGGGCGCAGAACATCAAGGATGTGACGCTGCGCCAGTTCGGCACCGGCGTTTCCAACCTGAATGAAGTCGCAGCCAAGGTGAAGGAAGATCTCGGTTTCACGCTCGAGATGACCGCCCTGGACAGTGACAGTGTCACGCAGCGTGCGGCGACCCAGCCCAAGTCCTTCGATATCGCCGACATCGAATACTGGATCTGCAAGAAGATCTGGGGTGCGGGCAACCTGCAGCCGATGGACACGTCCAAGATCAAGAACTACGACAAGATCGTCGGCATTTTCAAAAGCGGCAAGCTGACGCCGGAATCCACCATCGCGCAGGGCACTGCGCCGCATACGGTCGGCTTCGTCGACGGACCGGACAGCAAGACATTCGCCCCTGAAGAGACAGGCTGGATGACGCTGATCCCGACGATCTACAACGCCGATACGCTCGGCATCCGGCCCGACCTGATCGGCCGTCCGATCGAGAGCTGGACCGAGTTGCTGAACCCGGAATTCAAGGGCAAGGCCTCCATTCTGGACATCTCCTCGATCGGCATCATGGACGCGGCGATGGTGTGTGAAGCCATGGGCGAGATCAACTATGGCGACAAGGGCAACATGACCAAGGAAGAGATCGACCAGACCATGGCGATCTTCACCGAGGCCAAGAAGAACGGCCAGTTCCGCGCCTTCTGGAAGAGCTTCGACGAGAGCGTCAACCTGATGGCGTCCGGTGAAGTTGTCATCCAGTCCATGTGGTCACCTGCCATCACGGCAGTCCGTTCCAAGGGCATTCCGTGCGTCTACCAGCCCCTGAAAGAGGGTTACCGTTCGTGGGGCGGCGGCATCGGACTGTCGAAGAACCTGTCCGGTCTCGAACTGGATGCGGCCTACGAATACATCAACTGGTATCTCGACGGCTGGGTCGGTGGCTTCCTGATGCGGCAGGGTTACTACTCCGCCGTTCCGGAAACCTCGAAGAACTACATGAGCGAAAACGAGTGGGGCTTCTGGTTCGAAGGCAAGCCGGCCACCGAGGACATCGTCAACCCGTTCGGCGACGTGATGGAAAAAGCCGGCTCGGTCCGCGATGGCGGTGCGTTCCTGGAGCGCATGGGCGCGGTTGCCTGCTGGAACGCGGTCATGGACGAAAACCAGTACATGGTTCGCAAGTGGAACGAGTTCATCGCAGCATGA
- a CDS encoding ABC transporter ATP-binding protein, translating into MKNTEDLELVATTKRYGDTIAVDAINHRFQAATYSCLLGPSGCGKSSTLRMIAGHEHVSEGDILLGSSNITDLPPAKRGTAMMFQNYALFPHLSVADNVAFSLKMRGVDKAARRARALERLDLVDMADYAQRLPAQLSGGQQQRVALARALITEPSVLLLDEPLSALDPFLRVRMRLELKKLQRDLGISFIHVTHSQDEALALADEIIVMNGGIIEQAGPPKDVFNAPLTEFVARFIGGHNVLRTESGPVAIRADRLKLMKSDGDTSGYAASVRDVEYLGSSVNVALAVPEIGELTAALPDQVFFNDPFEIGATVFLSWEPEDAHNLAA; encoded by the coding sequence ATGAAAAATACTGAAGACCTCGAACTCGTCGCAACGACCAAGCGCTATGGTGACACCATCGCCGTCGATGCGATCAATCACCGGTTTCAGGCTGCGACCTATTCCTGCCTGCTGGGGCCGTCCGGATGCGGCAAGTCCTCGACGCTGCGCATGATCGCAGGCCACGAGCATGTCAGCGAAGGCGACATCCTCCTCGGTTCCAGCAACATCACGGACCTGCCTCCCGCCAAGCGCGGGACGGCGATGATGTTCCAGAACTACGCGCTGTTTCCGCATCTGAGCGTGGCCGACAATGTCGCGTTCTCGCTGAAGATGCGCGGCGTCGACAAGGCGGCGCGGCGGGCGAGGGCGCTGGAACGCCTTGATCTTGTGGACATGGCCGACTACGCGCAACGTCTGCCCGCCCAGCTTTCCGGCGGTCAGCAGCAGCGGGTCGCGCTCGCACGGGCGCTGATCACCGAGCCCTCGGTGCTGCTGCTGGATGAGCCGCTGTCGGCCCTTGATCCCTTTCTCAGGGTCCGGATGCGGCTGGAGCTCAAGAAGCTGCAGCGCGATCTCGGCATCTCCTTCATTCACGTGACCCATTCGCAGGACGAAGCCCTGGCGCTCGCCGACGAGATCATCGTGATGAACGGCGGCATCATCGAACAGGCCGGACCGCCCAAGGATGTGTTCAATGCACCTCTGACCGAGTTCGTTGCCCGCTTCATCGGCGGCCACAACGTGCTGCGCACGGAAAGCGGCCCGGTCGCCATCAGGGCCGATCGGCTCAAGCTGATGAAATCCGATGGGGACACCTCCGGCTACGCGGCTAGCGTGAGGGACGTCGAGTATCTCGGGTCGTCGGTCAATGTCGCGCTCGCGGTTCCCGAAATCGGCGAGCTGACGGCGGCGCTGCCGGACCAGGTCTTCTTCAACGATCCGTTTGAAATTGGCGCGACGGTCTTCCTGTCCTGGGAGCCTGAGGACGCGCACAATCTGGCGGCCTAA
- a CDS encoding GntR family transcriptional regulator — translation MARSIAAPDGLGATATHETFQLPPGRTLDICLSLHNAILERRLAPGMKLSEDEVGDIYGASRTVVRAALQALAHSGLVTIARNRGAFVSRPGIREAQEVFEARALIEPRIARLAADAMKATDLKKLKKHLDAEHAALASGDKGKALALSGAFHIAIADIADQQVLSQMVRSLISRSSLIIALYWRRADTTCESHAHHALMNAFSEKDGPAAEEIQKSHIIDLHSGLDLREKQDPKSSLADALKPD, via the coding sequence ATGGCCCGATCGATAGCAGCACCGGACGGATTAGGTGCCACCGCCACGCACGAGACCTTCCAGTTGCCTCCAGGCCGGACACTCGACATCTGCCTCAGCCTGCACAACGCAATCCTGGAGCGCCGTCTCGCGCCGGGCATGAAGCTTTCGGAAGATGAAGTGGGAGACATTTACGGGGCTAGCCGCACCGTTGTGCGGGCTGCTCTGCAGGCTCTCGCCCATTCCGGTCTCGTCACGATTGCCCGGAACCGGGGTGCCTTCGTTTCACGCCCCGGCATCCGTGAGGCCCAGGAGGTTTTCGAAGCGCGCGCGCTGATCGAACCAAGGATCGCACGCCTCGCTGCTGACGCGATGAAGGCGACCGATCTGAAGAAACTCAAGAAACATCTGGACGCAGAACATGCCGCCCTCGCCTCCGGCGACAAGGGCAAGGCCCTCGCCCTGTCCGGCGCCTTTCACATCGCGATTGCGGACATAGCCGACCAGCAGGTGCTGTCCCAGATGGTGCGGTCGCTGATCTCCCGGTCTTCACTGATCATCGCCCTTTACTGGCGCCGGGCGGACACGACCTGCGAAAGCCACGCGCATCATGCCCTGATGAACGCCTTCTCCGAAAAGGACGGACCGGCTGCGGAAGAAATTCAGAAAAGCCACATCATCGACCTGCATTCCGGGCTGGACCTGCGCGAAAAGCAGGACCCGAAGTCGTCGCTGGCCGACGCATTGAAACCGGACTAA